One region of Oryza glaberrima chromosome 7, OglaRS2, whole genome shotgun sequence genomic DNA includes:
- the LOC127779048 gene encoding ubiquitin C-terminal hydrolase 12-like isoform X2, with product MTTSPPPPPPAEQQQQEEEEVLVPRQELPNGTQPMEVVPSEPAATVENQQIEDPPISRFTWTIENLSRVSTKKLYSEIFVVGGYKWRILIFPRGNNVEYLSMYLDVADSAVLPYGWTRYAQFSLSVVNQMHNKFTIRKETQHQFSARESDWGFTSFMPLGDLYNPSRGYLVNDTCIVEAEVAVCKVVDYWSYDSKKETGYVGLKNQGATCYMNSLLQTLYHIPYFRKAVYHMPTTENDMPSGSIPLALQSLFYKLQYNDSSVSTKELTKSFGWDMHDSFMQHDVQELNRVLSEKLEDKMKGTVVEGTIQQLFEGHHMNYIECINVDMKSTRKESFYDLQLDVKGCQDVYASFDKYVEVERLEGDNKYHAEQYGLQDAKKGVLFIDFPPVLQLQLKRFEYDFMRDTMVKINDRYEFPIQLDLDRDDGKYLSPDADRNVRNLYTLHSVLVHSGGVHGGHYYAFIRPTLSDQWFKFDDERVTKEDAKRALEEQYGGEEELPQTNPGLNNTPFKFTKYSNAYMLVYIRESDKDKIICNVDEKDIAEHLRIRLEKDREEKERRKKEKAEAHLYTIIKVARDDDLTTQIGKDIYFDLVDHDKVPSFRIQKQMPFTQFKEEVAKEFGIPTQFQRFWLWAKRQNHTYRPNRPLTPQEETHTVGQLKEAANKAHNAELKLFLEVELGLDLKPLPLPDKTREDILLFFKLYDPEKEQLRYVGRLFVKASGKPQDILPKLRKMAGFSQDEEIELYEEIKFEPNVMCEYIDNRLLFRACQLEDGDIVCFQKSPKPDTADQYRYPDVPSFLVYIRNRQVVHFRSLEKPKEDDFCLEMSKAFTYDEVVEKVAQKLGVDDPTKIRLTSHNCYSQQPKPQPIKYRGVERLLDMLIHYNQTSDILYYEVLDIPLPELQALKTLKVTYHHGTKDEVSVHSIRLPKNSTVGDVLNDIKSKVELSHPNAELRLLEVFYHKIYKIFAPNEKIENINDQYWTLRAEEVPEEEKNLGPFDRLIHVYHFTKDTQNQTQVQNFGEPFFMVIREDETLSSIKERIQKKLKVPDEDFSKWKFAYISLGRPDYFEDSDTVASRFQRNMYGAWEQYLGLEHPDTAPRKTHNANQNRHSFERPVKIYN from the exons ATGACGACCtctcccccgccaccgccgcccgccgag cagcagcaacaggaggaagaggaggtgcTCGTGCCGCGCCAGGAGTTGCCCAACGGAACGCAGCCAATGGAAG TTGTGCCTTCTGAGCCAGCCGCCACTGTGGAAAACCAGCAGATTGAAGATCCACCAATCTCTAGATTTACTTGGACCATTGAGAACCTATCAAGAGTGAGCACAAAGAAACTCTACTCTGAAATTTTTGTTGTTGGGGGCTACAAGTG GCGGATTTTGATTTTCCCAAGGGGAAATAATGTTGAATATCTGTCTATGTATTTGGATGTGGCTGATTCAGCAGTCCTGCCTTATGGGTGGACTAGATATGCGCAGTTCAGCCTCTCTGTGGTCAATCAAATGCACAACAAGTTTACAATAAGAAAAG AAACACAACATCAATTCTCTGCTCGAGAAAGTGATTGGGGTTTTACTTCCTTTATGCCTTTGGGTGATCTCTACAACCCCAGTAGAGGCTATCTTGTAAATGATACTTGTATAGTGGAGGCCGAAGTTGCTGTATGTAAGGTGGTTGATTATTGGAGCTATGACTCTAAAAAGGAAACTGGTTATGTTGGTCTGAAAAATCAAGGTGCTACTTGCTATATGAATTCTCTTCTTCAGACTCTGTACCATATTCCATATTTCAGAAAG GCTGTTTATCATATGCCCACAACTGAGAATGACATGCCTTCGGGAAGCATTCCATTAGCTCTGCAAAGTCTCTTTTATAAGCTGCAGTATAATGACAGCAGTGTCTCTACAAAGGAACTCACAAAATCTTTTGGGTGGGACATGCACGATTCATTCATGCAACATGATGTGCAAGAACTAAATAGAGTTCTTTCTGAGAAGTTGGAAGATAAGATGAAG GGAACTGTTGTGGAGGGCACAATACAACAATTATTTGAAGGGCATCACATGAATTATATCGAGTGTATCAATGTGGATATGAAATCAACTAGAAAGGAATCCTTCTATG ATCTTCAGCTTGATGTCAAAGGTTGTCAGGATGTCTATGCTTCTTTTGATAAGTATGTAGAGGTGGAGCGCCTGGAAGGAGATAACAAGTATCACGCAGAACAATATGGACTGCAG GATGCAAAGAAAGGTGTTCTTTTCATCGACTTCCCTCCTGTTTTGCAACTTCAGCTAAAACGCTTTGAATATGATTTCATGCGTGATACAATGGTAAAG ATAAATGACCGCTATGAGTTCCCGATTCAGTTGGATCTTGATAGAGATGATGGAAAGTACCTCTCTCCAGATGCAGATAGGAATGTGCGGAATCTTTACACTCTTCACAG tgttctcgtCCATAGTGGGGGTGTTCATGGTGGGCATTACTATGCTTTCATACGGCCTACTCTTTCTGATCAGTG GTTTAAGTTTGATGATGAGCGTGTAACAAAAGAGGATGCAAAGAGGGCATTGGAAGAGCAATatggtggtgaggaggag CTACCTCAGACTAATCCTGGTCTAAACAATACTCCTTTCAAGTTCACTAAATATTCAAACGCATACATGCTTGTGTACATTCGCGAAAGTGACAAGGACAAAATAATTTGTAACGTGGATGAGAAGGACATAGCAGAGCACCTTCGA ATTAGATTAGAAAAGGATCGTGAGGAAAAGGAGCGTCGAAAGAAGGAGAAAGCTGAGGCCCACCTATATACTATCATTAAG GTTGCAAGGGATGATGACTTGACCACTCAAATAGGGAAGGACATATATTTTGATCTTGTTGATCATGATAAGGTCCCAAGTTTCCGCATCCAGAAGCAGATGCCTTTCACTCAATTCAAG GAGGAGGTTGCAAAAGAGTTTGGTATTCCTACCCAATTTCAAAGATTTTGGCTGTGGGCCAAGCGACAAAACCATACATACCGGCCTAACCGTCCACTGACTCCTCAAGAAGAGACGCACACA GTTGGACAGCTAAAAGAAGCGGCAAATAAGGCTCATAACGCAGAACTAAAATTGTTCTTGGAGGTTGAACTTGGACTG GACCTTAAACCTCTTCCTCTGCCTGACAAGACCAGAGAAGATATATTGCTTTTCTTCAAACTCTATGATCCTGAAAAGGAACAACTGCG GTATGTTGGTAGGCTCTTTGTTAAGGCTTCGGGAAAACCTCAGGACATTCTGCCAAAACTGAGGAAAATGGCTGGTTTTTCACAGGATGAGGAAATTGAACTTTATGAG GAAATCAAGTTTGAGCCCAATGTAATGTGTGAATATATTGACAATAGGCTTCTATTTCGAGCTTGCCAG CTTGAAGATGGTGACATCGTTTGTTTTCAAAAATCTCCAAAGCCAGATACTGCTGACCAATATAGATACCCTGATGTCCCATCCTTTCTGGTGTATATACGGAACCGGCAG GTAGTCCATTTTCGTTCATTGGAGAAGCCCAAAGAGGATGATTTTTGTTTAGAGAT GTCGAAGGCTTTCACGTATGATGAAGTAGTGGAAAAGGTGGCTCAAAAACTTGGTGTTGATGACCCAACTAAAATTCGGCTTACATCGCATAACTGTTATTCTCAACAACCTAAACCTCAACCTATTAAATACAGAGGTGTTGAGCGTTTGCTGGACATGCTGATTCACTATAACCAG ACTTCTGATATTCTTTACTATGAAGTATTGGATATACCACTCCCAGAATTACAAGCTCTGAAGACATTAAAAGTTACATATCATCATGGCACAAAAGATGAG GTGTCAGTTCACAGTATTAGGTTGCCAAAGAACAGCACTGTCGGTGATGTGCTAAATGATATAAAATCGAAG GTTGAGCTGTCTCATCCTAATGCTGAGCTTAGACTACTTGAGGTTTTCTATCACAAGATATACAAG ATTTTTGCACCGAATGAAAAGATAGAAAACATCAATGATCAGTACTGGACCCTGCGTGCAGAGGAG gttccggaggaagagaaaaatcTTGGTCCTTTTGATCGCTTGATTCATGTATACCATTTTACCAAAGACACTCAAAATCAGACG CAAGTTCAGAACTTTGGAGAACCTTTCTTTATGGTTATTCGTGAGGATGAAACCCTTTCTTCTATTAAAGAACGGATAcagaaaaaactaaaagttCCAGATGAGGATTTCTCAAAG TGGAAATTTGCCTACATATCACTTGGTCGCCCAGATTATTTTGAGGATTCAGACACTGTAGCTTCAAGATTTCAG CGAAACATGTATGGAGCTTGGGAGCAATATCTTGGACTGGAGCATCCAGACACGGCTCCTAGAAAGACACACAACGCTAATCAG AACCGCCATTCATTTGAGAGACCTGTAAAGATCTATAACTAG
- the LOC127779048 gene encoding ubiquitin C-terminal hydrolase 12-like isoform X1 — translation MTTSPPPPPPAEQQQQQEEEEVLVPRQELPNGTQPMEVVPSEPAATVENQQIEDPPISRFTWTIENLSRVSTKKLYSEIFVVGGYKWRILIFPRGNNVEYLSMYLDVADSAVLPYGWTRYAQFSLSVVNQMHNKFTIRKETQHQFSARESDWGFTSFMPLGDLYNPSRGYLVNDTCIVEAEVAVCKVVDYWSYDSKKETGYVGLKNQGATCYMNSLLQTLYHIPYFRKAVYHMPTTENDMPSGSIPLALQSLFYKLQYNDSSVSTKELTKSFGWDMHDSFMQHDVQELNRVLSEKLEDKMKGTVVEGTIQQLFEGHHMNYIECINVDMKSTRKESFYDLQLDVKGCQDVYASFDKYVEVERLEGDNKYHAEQYGLQDAKKGVLFIDFPPVLQLQLKRFEYDFMRDTMVKINDRYEFPIQLDLDRDDGKYLSPDADRNVRNLYTLHSVLVHSGGVHGGHYYAFIRPTLSDQWFKFDDERVTKEDAKRALEEQYGGEEELPQTNPGLNNTPFKFTKYSNAYMLVYIRESDKDKIICNVDEKDIAEHLRIRLEKDREEKERRKKEKAEAHLYTIIKVARDDDLTTQIGKDIYFDLVDHDKVPSFRIQKQMPFTQFKEEVAKEFGIPTQFQRFWLWAKRQNHTYRPNRPLTPQEETHTVGQLKEAANKAHNAELKLFLEVELGLDLKPLPLPDKTREDILLFFKLYDPEKEQLRYVGRLFVKASGKPQDILPKLRKMAGFSQDEEIELYEEIKFEPNVMCEYIDNRLLFRACQLEDGDIVCFQKSPKPDTADQYRYPDVPSFLVYIRNRQVVHFRSLEKPKEDDFCLEMSKAFTYDEVVEKVAQKLGVDDPTKIRLTSHNCYSQQPKPQPIKYRGVERLLDMLIHYNQTSDILYYEVLDIPLPELQALKTLKVTYHHGTKDEVSVHSIRLPKNSTVGDVLNDIKSKVELSHPNAELRLLEVFYHKIYKIFAPNEKIENINDQYWTLRAEEVPEEEKNLGPFDRLIHVYHFTKDTQNQTQVQNFGEPFFMVIREDETLSSIKERIQKKLKVPDEDFSKWKFAYISLGRPDYFEDSDTVASRFQRNMYGAWEQYLGLEHPDTAPRKTHNANQNRHSFERPVKIYN, via the exons ATGACGACCtctcccccgccaccgccgcccgccgag cagcagcagcaacaggaggaagaggaggtgcTCGTGCCGCGCCAGGAGTTGCCCAACGGAACGCAGCCAATGGAAG TTGTGCCTTCTGAGCCAGCCGCCACTGTGGAAAACCAGCAGATTGAAGATCCACCAATCTCTAGATTTACTTGGACCATTGAGAACCTATCAAGAGTGAGCACAAAGAAACTCTACTCTGAAATTTTTGTTGTTGGGGGCTACAAGTG GCGGATTTTGATTTTCCCAAGGGGAAATAATGTTGAATATCTGTCTATGTATTTGGATGTGGCTGATTCAGCAGTCCTGCCTTATGGGTGGACTAGATATGCGCAGTTCAGCCTCTCTGTGGTCAATCAAATGCACAACAAGTTTACAATAAGAAAAG AAACACAACATCAATTCTCTGCTCGAGAAAGTGATTGGGGTTTTACTTCCTTTATGCCTTTGGGTGATCTCTACAACCCCAGTAGAGGCTATCTTGTAAATGATACTTGTATAGTGGAGGCCGAAGTTGCTGTATGTAAGGTGGTTGATTATTGGAGCTATGACTCTAAAAAGGAAACTGGTTATGTTGGTCTGAAAAATCAAGGTGCTACTTGCTATATGAATTCTCTTCTTCAGACTCTGTACCATATTCCATATTTCAGAAAG GCTGTTTATCATATGCCCACAACTGAGAATGACATGCCTTCGGGAAGCATTCCATTAGCTCTGCAAAGTCTCTTTTATAAGCTGCAGTATAATGACAGCAGTGTCTCTACAAAGGAACTCACAAAATCTTTTGGGTGGGACATGCACGATTCATTCATGCAACATGATGTGCAAGAACTAAATAGAGTTCTTTCTGAGAAGTTGGAAGATAAGATGAAG GGAACTGTTGTGGAGGGCACAATACAACAATTATTTGAAGGGCATCACATGAATTATATCGAGTGTATCAATGTGGATATGAAATCAACTAGAAAGGAATCCTTCTATG ATCTTCAGCTTGATGTCAAAGGTTGTCAGGATGTCTATGCTTCTTTTGATAAGTATGTAGAGGTGGAGCGCCTGGAAGGAGATAACAAGTATCACGCAGAACAATATGGACTGCAG GATGCAAAGAAAGGTGTTCTTTTCATCGACTTCCCTCCTGTTTTGCAACTTCAGCTAAAACGCTTTGAATATGATTTCATGCGTGATACAATGGTAAAG ATAAATGACCGCTATGAGTTCCCGATTCAGTTGGATCTTGATAGAGATGATGGAAAGTACCTCTCTCCAGATGCAGATAGGAATGTGCGGAATCTTTACACTCTTCACAG tgttctcgtCCATAGTGGGGGTGTTCATGGTGGGCATTACTATGCTTTCATACGGCCTACTCTTTCTGATCAGTG GTTTAAGTTTGATGATGAGCGTGTAACAAAAGAGGATGCAAAGAGGGCATTGGAAGAGCAATatggtggtgaggaggag CTACCTCAGACTAATCCTGGTCTAAACAATACTCCTTTCAAGTTCACTAAATATTCAAACGCATACATGCTTGTGTACATTCGCGAAAGTGACAAGGACAAAATAATTTGTAACGTGGATGAGAAGGACATAGCAGAGCACCTTCGA ATTAGATTAGAAAAGGATCGTGAGGAAAAGGAGCGTCGAAAGAAGGAGAAAGCTGAGGCCCACCTATATACTATCATTAAG GTTGCAAGGGATGATGACTTGACCACTCAAATAGGGAAGGACATATATTTTGATCTTGTTGATCATGATAAGGTCCCAAGTTTCCGCATCCAGAAGCAGATGCCTTTCACTCAATTCAAG GAGGAGGTTGCAAAAGAGTTTGGTATTCCTACCCAATTTCAAAGATTTTGGCTGTGGGCCAAGCGACAAAACCATACATACCGGCCTAACCGTCCACTGACTCCTCAAGAAGAGACGCACACA GTTGGACAGCTAAAAGAAGCGGCAAATAAGGCTCATAACGCAGAACTAAAATTGTTCTTGGAGGTTGAACTTGGACTG GACCTTAAACCTCTTCCTCTGCCTGACAAGACCAGAGAAGATATATTGCTTTTCTTCAAACTCTATGATCCTGAAAAGGAACAACTGCG GTATGTTGGTAGGCTCTTTGTTAAGGCTTCGGGAAAACCTCAGGACATTCTGCCAAAACTGAGGAAAATGGCTGGTTTTTCACAGGATGAGGAAATTGAACTTTATGAG GAAATCAAGTTTGAGCCCAATGTAATGTGTGAATATATTGACAATAGGCTTCTATTTCGAGCTTGCCAG CTTGAAGATGGTGACATCGTTTGTTTTCAAAAATCTCCAAAGCCAGATACTGCTGACCAATATAGATACCCTGATGTCCCATCCTTTCTGGTGTATATACGGAACCGGCAG GTAGTCCATTTTCGTTCATTGGAGAAGCCCAAAGAGGATGATTTTTGTTTAGAGAT GTCGAAGGCTTTCACGTATGATGAAGTAGTGGAAAAGGTGGCTCAAAAACTTGGTGTTGATGACCCAACTAAAATTCGGCTTACATCGCATAACTGTTATTCTCAACAACCTAAACCTCAACCTATTAAATACAGAGGTGTTGAGCGTTTGCTGGACATGCTGATTCACTATAACCAG ACTTCTGATATTCTTTACTATGAAGTATTGGATATACCACTCCCAGAATTACAAGCTCTGAAGACATTAAAAGTTACATATCATCATGGCACAAAAGATGAG GTGTCAGTTCACAGTATTAGGTTGCCAAAGAACAGCACTGTCGGTGATGTGCTAAATGATATAAAATCGAAG GTTGAGCTGTCTCATCCTAATGCTGAGCTTAGACTACTTGAGGTTTTCTATCACAAGATATACAAG ATTTTTGCACCGAATGAAAAGATAGAAAACATCAATGATCAGTACTGGACCCTGCGTGCAGAGGAG gttccggaggaagagaaaaatcTTGGTCCTTTTGATCGCTTGATTCATGTATACCATTTTACCAAAGACACTCAAAATCAGACG CAAGTTCAGAACTTTGGAGAACCTTTCTTTATGGTTATTCGTGAGGATGAAACCCTTTCTTCTATTAAAGAACGGATAcagaaaaaactaaaagttCCAGATGAGGATTTCTCAAAG TGGAAATTTGCCTACATATCACTTGGTCGCCCAGATTATTTTGAGGATTCAGACACTGTAGCTTCAAGATTTCAG CGAAACATGTATGGAGCTTGGGAGCAATATCTTGGACTGGAGCATCCAGACACGGCTCCTAGAAAGACACACAACGCTAATCAG AACCGCCATTCATTTGAGAGACCTGTAAAGATCTATAACTAG